In Edaphobacter aggregans, the sequence CCCGACCCTCGTCCCAGCGGCCTCCGAAGAGATCCTGAACATCATCAAGAGCCGCCACCGCGCGACATCCGTCTACACGGCCTTCAACCTGACGCAGGTACTCAGCGTAATGGCGCAGATAGCCAACATGCTGACGATTGTTCTGACCCTTGCCGCGGCCATCACCCTCATCGTCAGCGGCGTCGGCATCATGAACAGCATGTTGGCCAACGTGCAGTCCCGCATCAAGGAGATCGGCATCCGCAAGGCCCTCGGAGCCACCAGTCGCGAGATCCGCCTGCAGTTCCTCACCGAAGCCGTCTTCCTCTCGCTCAGCGGAGGCATCATCGGCACACTCGTCGGCCTTGCGATTCCCTGGACGGTCAGCCTTCTCACGCCGTTCAAGATCCCGACCTCGATCTGGTCCGCCGTCATCTCGCTGTCGACCTCAGTCCTTGTAGGCGTGCTCTTCGGAACGCTCCCCGCCAACCGCGCCGCCCGTCTCGACCCCGTCCAGACCCTCAAGTACGAGTAGCATGGCCGCAGGCTAAAAGCAAAATCAGCATCGCGTACCAGCTTTCGCCTTTGTCGTTGCTTCGCCTTTTTGGTCGTCATCCCATAGGGGTCTGCTTCTGTCCTTGTTTGTCGTTGCCTTCGCTATCGTTTGTTCTTTCTCGCCGGATACGGTTATCCTGCTTTTGCTGTAAGGCCTTGCACTTGGGTCCCGTCTCATCCAAAAACGATAAAACTTTGGAAGTGCCCGTGATCGAGCGCCGTCTCAAAATCCTCATCCTCATCTTCCTCTGGATAGCCACGCTGGAAGACACGTTCCTCTTCCTGATGGCGTGGTTCGCACCCGACCTCTGGTTCAAAGTCTTTCACGCATCGGTGCCCGCAGGCCTGGAAGTCGCATTCCTACGCCGCTCAGCCGGTCAGTGGGCGGCATTCGCTCTCGCTCAGGCCATCACACTCTGGCGTTGGCAAAAGCAGCCAGTCTGGCTCCCGATCACAGCCGGCATCCGCTTCTCCGACCTCTTCACTGACATCTCATACATCCTCGCCGCCCCCTCGCTCACACCCATCGGCTGGATGCTCCTGCTCCCACCGCCGCTCCTCAACCTCATCGGCGTCATCATCCTGCTTCGTGGCTACAAACAAATTCAGAACAGCACGCAAAAATAAAACGCATCTGTCTCCACGAATCATGTTTGTGGAGACAGATGCGTCTGTATCTTACGTCGTTACAAACTACTCAGCGGCGGCAACAGCCTCGGTCTCAGGCTGATCGCCCTTGACCGTCACCTTCACGTGGCTGGTAACGTCACGATGCAGCTTTACAGGAACATGGTACTCGCCGATCGTCTTCAGCGGATCCTCAAGCGAGATCTTGCGGCGATCGATCGTGAAACCCTTCGCCTCGAGCGCGTGAGCGATGTCGCCCGACGTGACCGAACCGAACAGGTGATCGTGCTCGCCGACCTTGCGCTCGAACACCAGTTCAAGAGCATCCAGCTGCGTCGAAAGCTGCTCCGCCTCGACCTTCTCCTTGGCGGACTTGCGAACAGCCGATGCCTTCATCTGATCGATGACAGCCTTGTTGGCCGCAGTCGCTTCAATCGCGAGCTTGCCCGGCAGCAGGTAGTTGCGCCCGTAGCCGTCAGCGACCTTCACTACATCGCCGCGATGTCCAAGCTTAATTACGTCTTCCTTCAGAATGACTTCCATTGCATATCTCCGATTTCGTGTCTCGTAAGTTAGAAGCGCGCGGCAAAGGCAAGCAGGGCGATATTGCGCGACTGCTTGATGGCCAGGCTAAGGCGGCGCTGGTGCCGGGTGCAGACACCCGTCAGGCGGCGCGGAACAATCTTGCCGCGCTCCGCAACGAAGCCCTGCAGTAGACGGACATCGCGGTAGGAGATCGCATCAATCTTCTCCGTGCAGAACTTGCAGACCTTCTTGCGGCGGAAGAACTTGCGTCCACCAGGGCCGCCGCCGGGAGCGCCAGCCGGACGCGGACCGCGCGGTGCACCGGCGCCAGGGCCGGAGTGAGGACGGGATGCAGGAGCCTGCTGCTCCGTGGATTGCGTGCTGTTTGTTTCGTCAGCCATGTGTAATTCCTCTCAGGTACGTTGTGCCTTCACCCGCTCCAGACACGCTTTGGAGTCTCTGAACATTCGACCAACCTGCAGTCGAGCGGAAGCGGGGTTCGGCGATGATGCTACGTTGTGCGAAGCAGGTTCAACCGGCATCGCGAATCTTTGCGAAAAGTCTCTTAGACAG encodes:
- the rplI gene encoding 50S ribosomal protein L9, giving the protein MEVILKEDVIKLGHRGDVVKVADGYGRNYLLPGKLAIEATAANKAVIDQMKASAVRKSAKEKVEAEQLSTQLDALELVFERKVGEHDHLFGSVTSGDIAHALEAKGFTIDRRKISLEDPLKTIGEYHVPVKLHRDVTSHVKVTVKGDQPETEAVAAAE
- the rpsR gene encoding 30S ribosomal protein S18; this encodes MADETNSTQSTEQQAPASRPHSGPGAGAPRGPRPAGAPGGGPGGRKFFRRKKVCKFCTEKIDAISYRDVRLLQGFVAERGKIVPRRLTGVCTRHQRRLSLAIKQSRNIALLAFAARF